The Fimbriimonas ginsengisoli Gsoil 348 genome window below encodes:
- the accD gene encoding acetyl-CoA carboxylase, carboxyltransferase subunit beta, whose translation MSNRSGDRTEGFLQCMSCKKIIFSVDFEQNFRVCPYCGHHHRLPAMMRIELTFDPGSFEEMDADLRSVDPLNFPEYQEKLQTAIEKTDAKDSMISGRALLDGNPVSVAVADFSFMGGSMGSVAGEKVTRTLERAAETGATAIIFCASGGARMQEGLFSLMQMAKTTAAAERCAHAGVPYIAVFTDPTMAGVLASYASIADVIVAEPKALVGFAGARVSKQAGVSKVPDDFQTAEFVLGHGMIDRIVPRKEMRSTLSHLVRMLGDHARTKHRSD comes from the coding sequence TTGAGCAATCGATCCGGCGATCGGACGGAGGGGTTTCTTCAGTGCATGAGCTGCAAGAAGATCATTTTCTCCGTGGACTTCGAGCAGAACTTTCGAGTGTGTCCGTATTGCGGGCATCACCACCGCCTTCCGGCCATGATGCGGATCGAGCTAACGTTCGATCCTGGGTCGTTCGAAGAGATGGATGCCGACCTGCGCTCGGTCGACCCCCTGAACTTTCCTGAATATCAGGAAAAACTTCAGACCGCCATCGAGAAGACGGATGCCAAAGACTCGATGATCTCGGGCCGAGCCCTGCTTGATGGCAACCCGGTTTCTGTAGCCGTCGCCGATTTCTCGTTCATGGGGGGATCGATGGGGTCTGTGGCTGGCGAAAAGGTCACTCGGACGCTCGAACGGGCGGCCGAGACGGGGGCGACGGCGATTATCTTCTGCGCTTCTGGCGGCGCCAGGATGCAGGAGGGACTCTTCTCGCTGATGCAAATGGCGAAGACGACGGCGGCCGCCGAGCGATGCGCCCATGCGGGGGTTCCATACATCGCGGTCTTTACCGACCCCACCATGGCGGGAGTGCTTGCCAGCTACGCTAGCATCGCGGACGTGATCGTGGCCGAACCAAAGGCGCTCGTGGGATTTGCCGGGGCGCGAGTGAGCAAACAAGCGGGAGTCAGTAAGGTGCCCGACGACTTTCAGACCGCCGAATTCGTCCTTGGCCATGGGATGATCGATCGAATCGTTCCCCGCAAGGAGATGCGCTCGACGCTTTCCCACCTAGTTCGAATGCTTGGGGACCATGCGCGTACGAAACATCGGAGCGACTGA
- a CDS encoding N-acetylmuramic acid 6-phosphate etherase, with protein MSAREIVRLMNEDEGAVLRALTAAEEPLAHAIERAAHAFQTGGRVIYVGAGTSGRVATMDAAEMPPTFGIEPDRFIALIAGGNDAGGKAIENAEDEIHTPVVALNELRIGANDVVIGLAASGTTPFVVSAIRHARQKGVWTCGIANNRNSPLLREADLAIFLDTGPEVLTGSTRLKAGTSQKLALNRISTGAMVLSGKVIENLMVDVKASNAKLKERCARIVCELSTATQDEAWDLLEANDWNIRRVLDALKSPAGRT; from the coding sequence ATGTCGGCGCGCGAGATCGTGCGCCTGATGAACGAGGACGAAGGGGCGGTGCTGCGGGCGCTCACCGCCGCCGAGGAGCCACTTGCCCACGCCATCGAGCGGGCGGCGCACGCCTTTCAGACCGGCGGCCGGGTGATTTACGTGGGCGCGGGCACGAGCGGGCGGGTCGCGACGATGGACGCCGCGGAGATGCCGCCGACGTTCGGTATCGAGCCCGACCGGTTTATTGCCCTCATTGCCGGCGGCAACGACGCCGGCGGGAAGGCGATCGAGAACGCGGAAGACGAAATCCACACTCCCGTGGTGGCCCTCAACGAGCTTCGAATTGGCGCGAACGACGTGGTCATCGGCCTTGCCGCGAGCGGCACGACGCCGTTCGTCGTCTCCGCGATCCGCCATGCGCGGCAGAAAGGGGTCTGGACCTGCGGGATCGCGAACAACCGAAACTCGCCCCTGCTTCGCGAAGCCGACCTGGCGATTTTCCTGGATACGGGTCCCGAAGTGCTGACCGGGTCGACCCGGCTCAAGGCCGGAACCTCTCAAAAGCTGGCGCTCAACCGGATCTCGACCGGAGCGATGGTGCTTAGCGGGAAAGTGATCGAGAACCTGATGGTCGACGTCAAGGCCAGCAACGCGAAGCTGAAGGAACGGTGCGCCCGCATCGTCTGCGAGTTGTCGACGGCGACTCAAGACGAGGCCTGGGATCTACTCGAAGCCAACGACTGGAATATCCGCCGAGTTTTAGACGCCCTGAAATCGCCCGCCGGCCGAACGTAG
- the pstB gene encoding phosphate ABC transporter ATP-binding protein PstB, with translation MEPTAPVAAQPKISAQSLNFFYGAFQALKGVNVDVPANRVTAFIGPSGCGKSTFLRCLNRMNDLIDGTRIEGKITLDGTDIYDASVDPVELRKEVGMVFQKPNPFPMSIYDNIAYGPRIHGVREKSKLDEIVEGSLKKAALWEEVKDKLKQSGLMLSGGQQQRLCIARTMAVDPKIILMDEPCSALDPIATSRIEDLIFELKRDYTIVIVTHNMQQAQRASDFTAFFMMGELIEFNATPSLFLHPKQQRTEDYISGRFG, from the coding sequence ATGGAACCGACCGCGCCCGTGGCCGCCCAGCCGAAGATCTCGGCTCAGAGCCTCAATTTCTTTTACGGCGCATTCCAGGCGCTGAAAGGGGTCAACGTCGATGTTCCGGCGAACCGGGTGACGGCGTTCATCGGCCCGTCCGGATGCGGAAAGTCAACCTTCCTACGTTGTCTCAACCGGATGAACGACCTGATCGATGGGACGCGCATCGAGGGAAAGATCACTCTCGATGGGACGGACATCTACGACGCTTCGGTCGACCCGGTCGAATTGCGGAAAGAAGTTGGGATGGTGTTTCAAAAGCCGAACCCGTTCCCGATGTCGATCTACGACAACATCGCCTACGGTCCGCGGATTCACGGCGTTCGCGAGAAATCGAAGCTCGACGAGATCGTAGAAGGGTCGCTAAAGAAGGCGGCGCTCTGGGAAGAGGTGAAGGATAAGCTCAAGCAGAGCGGCCTCATGCTCTCCGGCGGTCAGCAGCAACGGCTCTGCATCGCCCGGACGATGGCGGTCGATCCCAAGATCATTCTCATGGACGAGCCGTGCTCGGCGCTCGACCCGATCGCCACCTCGCGGATCGAAGACCTGATCTTCGAGCTCAAGCGCGACTACACGATCGTGATCGTCACGCACAACATGCAGCAAGCTCAGCGAGCGAGCGACTTCACCGCCTTCTTCATGATGGGGGAACTGATCGAATTCAACGCCACCCCTTCCCTCTTCCTGCACCCGAAGCAGCAGCGAACCGAGGATTACATCTCCGGACGCTTTGGGTAG
- a CDS encoding replication-associated recombination protein A, with protein sequence MAREVPSEAPLAARMRPRTFDEFFGQGHLVGPTSAFRRAVEADRLGSAILWGPPGVGKTTLAEIVANVTDAAFERVSAVSAGVADLRRIVEDARRRRNAKAGSTDLFSEGSDAKRTILFIDEIHRFNKGQQDAILPYVEDGTVTLIGATTENPSFEVNAALLSRARVYVLSALEDEEVHGVIQRALADPRGLDGRVSIETDAEQALVNLANGDARAALNMLELCAAVAEGAPISLEVVRSAIQQRTVLYDKSGEQHYDLISALHKSVRDSDVDGSLYWLARMLEGGEDPLYLARRIVRMATEDIGLADPHALPLTIAAQQAMHFQGMPEGALALAEAVAYLALAPKSNSVYVAYKLALGDVRESRNDPVPLHLRNAPTGLMKGLGYGKGYQYAHDFEDAKVDQTHLPDSLAGRVYYRSSGRGFEAGTPAAEENDDSN encoded by the coding sequence ATGGCGCGTGAGGTTCCTAGCGAAGCTCCTCTGGCGGCGAGGATGCGGCCGCGGACGTTCGACGAGTTCTTTGGGCAGGGGCACTTGGTCGGTCCGACGTCGGCGTTTCGCCGGGCGGTGGAGGCGGATCGGCTGGGGTCGGCGATTCTCTGGGGGCCGCCGGGGGTGGGAAAGACGACGCTGGCGGAGATCGTGGCCAACGTGACCGACGCGGCCTTCGAAAGGGTGAGCGCGGTTTCGGCCGGGGTGGCGGACCTGCGGCGCATCGTCGAAGATGCGCGGAGGCGGCGGAATGCGAAGGCAGGCTCGACCGACCTCTTCAGCGAGGGGAGCGACGCAAAGCGGACGATCCTGTTCATCGACGAAATCCATCGATTCAATAAGGGCCAGCAGGACGCGATCCTTCCGTATGTCGAAGATGGAACCGTGACTCTCATTGGGGCAACGACGGAGAACCCATCGTTCGAAGTGAACGCGGCGCTTCTATCCCGGGCTCGGGTTTACGTTTTGAGCGCGCTCGAAGACGAGGAAGTGCACGGAGTGATCCAGCGCGCCCTCGCCGACCCGCGCGGTCTCGATGGCCGAGTAAGTATTGAGACGGACGCCGAGCAGGCGTTGGTTAACCTGGCGAACGGGGACGCGCGGGCGGCGCTGAACATGCTGGAGCTCTGCGCGGCGGTTGCGGAAGGGGCGCCGATCAGCCTGGAGGTGGTCCGATCCGCCATCCAGCAACGGACGGTGCTTTACGACAAGAGCGGCGAGCAGCATTACGATCTGATCTCGGCGCTTCACAAGTCGGTGCGGGATAGCGACGTGGACGGGTCGCTCTACTGGCTCGCCCGGATGCTGGAAGGGGGCGAGGATCCGCTCTACCTGGCGCGACGAATCGTGCGGATGGCGACTGAGGATATCGGGCTGGCCGATCCGCATGCGTTGCCGCTGACGATCGCCGCGCAGCAGGCGATGCATTTTCAGGGGATGCCGGAGGGAGCGCTCGCGCTGGCGGAAGCGGTGGCCTATCTGGCGCTGGCGCCCAAGAGCAATTCGGTATACGTGGCCTACAAGCTGGCGCTGGGCGACGTTCGGGAGAGCCGCAACGATCCCGTTCCGCTCCACTTACGCAACGCACCCACCGGCCTGATGAAGGGGTTGGGGTACGGGAAGGGATACCAATACGCTCACGACTTCGAGGACGCCAAGGTGGACCAGACGCACCTTCCGGACAGCTTGGCGGGGCGAGTTTATTACCGCTCCTCAGGCAGAGGATTCGAGGCGGGAACGCCAGCGGCCGAGGAGAACGATGACTCGAACTAG
- a CDS encoding acetyl-CoA carboxylase carboxyltransferase subunit alpha, which produces MAKTHKEWEKPLAELEEGIAKLRELARKENDSAKREALEVKIKEFEDRRDRYVDVMYANLGPWEKVLVARAERRPYTLDYVQAIFTNFTELQGDRRGFIDNAIIGGPAMLDGEPVMIVGHQKGRNIQERQMRNFGMAKPEGYRKAIRLFDMAERFRMPVISFVDTPAADPGVESESRGISEAIAAGMFKMFELTVPTVAVVIGEGGSGGAIGIAASSRVLMLEHSIYSVIPPEGCAAILWRAPERGADAAKALQLTAQSAKEYGLIDEIVPEPKGGAHRDWVESAGLVKGAIVRNLDALSGIPAERIREERYRKFRNMGMYQAA; this is translated from the coding sequence ATGGCCAAGACGCATAAAGAGTGGGAGAAGCCGCTTGCCGAGCTCGAGGAGGGTATTGCCAAGCTTCGCGAACTCGCCCGCAAGGAGAACGACTCTGCCAAGCGCGAGGCTCTCGAAGTCAAGATCAAGGAATTCGAGGATCGCCGCGATCGATACGTCGACGTCATGTACGCGAACCTTGGCCCTTGGGAGAAGGTTCTCGTGGCAAGGGCCGAGAGGCGGCCTTACACGCTGGACTACGTCCAGGCGATCTTCACGAATTTCACCGAATTGCAGGGAGATCGGCGAGGATTTATCGACAACGCGATCATCGGGGGCCCCGCGATGCTGGACGGGGAGCCGGTCATGATCGTCGGCCACCAAAAGGGGCGCAACATTCAGGAGCGCCAAATGCGCAACTTCGGAATGGCGAAGCCAGAGGGGTATCGCAAGGCGATCCGGTTGTTCGACATGGCGGAGCGGTTCCGGATGCCAGTGATCTCGTTCGTCGACACTCCCGCTGCCGATCCAGGCGTGGAGAGCGAGTCGAGAGGAATCTCCGAAGCGATCGCGGCCGGCATGTTTAAGATGTTCGAGCTGACGGTTCCGACGGTTGCCGTCGTGATCGGAGAGGGAGGCTCGGGCGGGGCGATCGGCATCGCGGCGTCGAGCCGGGTTTTGATGCTAGAGCATTCGATCTATTCGGTTATTCCGCCCGAGGGTTGCGCAGCCATCTTGTGGCGGGCGCCGGAGCGGGGGGCGGACGCGGCGAAGGCGCTTCAGCTCACCGCGCAATCGGCCAAAGAATATGGGCTTATCGATGAGATCGTTCCCGAGCCGAAAGGGGGCGCCCACCGCGATTGGGTGGAATCCGCCGGCCTCGTGAAAGGGGCGATCGTCCGAAATCTGGATGCCCTATCCGGCATCCCCGCCGAGCGGATCCGTGAGGAGCGGTACCGGAAGTTCCGAAATATGGGGATGTACCAGGCGGCGTAA
- a CDS encoding glycosyltransferase family 9 protein, giving the protein MRRFQGEPLPEHSRIAIVANDALGNYVVSTPLIQMLRSKYPGADLDYYGGTRTEELWSNEPMIDHGYAIFGRPPYELASHLITSGTYNLVVNLESSEWAKAFTSIASGHDGFVVGPSVGPQGRGDLPFAQDERGRLAADAEWTAADLTSRYPFLHSGFIGEIFSRLAYLDGPVPGYRVPSKTPEFEVPEVLIATSASLPEKLWPLEGWRRALTFLRDNRFTVGLLGAKPSAQRHFWQGEEAEQRMVDEGLAQDLRGRLSLSEVVGALAKAKLVLTLDNGILHLAAATSTPTIGLFREGIHRLWAPPVSNLKVITPPSGGQVAEIAPETVLEALESAR; this is encoded by the coding sequence GTGAGAAGATTCCAGGGGGAGCCGCTACCGGAACACTCGCGCATCGCCATCGTGGCAAACGATGCCCTTGGCAACTACGTCGTTTCCACCCCCTTGATACAGATGCTTCGATCGAAGTATCCGGGCGCGGATTTGGACTACTACGGTGGCACCAGAACCGAAGAGTTGTGGTCCAACGAGCCGATGATCGACCACGGTTACGCGATATTTGGCCGCCCGCCCTACGAATTGGCCTCGCACCTGATCACTTCTGGGACGTACAACTTAGTAGTGAATCTGGAATCGAGCGAATGGGCGAAGGCGTTTACCTCGATCGCGTCCGGCCACGACGGATTTGTGGTCGGTCCCTCAGTCGGTCCTCAAGGTCGCGGGGACCTGCCGTTTGCCCAGGACGAAAGAGGACGGCTCGCCGCCGACGCGGAATGGACGGCCGCCGATTTGACTTCCCGCTACCCGTTTTTGCATTCCGGCTTCATCGGCGAAATCTTCAGCCGCCTCGCCTATCTAGATGGTCCCGTTCCGGGTTACCGGGTCCCCTCGAAAACTCCGGAGTTCGAGGTACCCGAAGTCTTGATCGCCACTTCCGCCAGCCTCCCGGAGAAGCTTTGGCCGCTTGAAGGATGGCGGCGAGCCCTCACTTTCCTGCGCGACAACCGGTTCACCGTCGGCTTGCTCGGGGCCAAGCCTTCTGCGCAAAGGCATTTTTGGCAGGGCGAGGAGGCTGAGCAAAGGATGGTGGACGAAGGGCTCGCCCAAGATCTTCGGGGCCGGCTCTCGCTTTCGGAGGTCGTGGGGGCGCTGGCCAAGGCCAAGCTCGTCCTTACCCTGGACAACGGCATCCTTCACCTGGCCGCCGCCACCTCCACTCCAACGATCGGCCTGTTTCGTGAGGGGATTCACCGCCTATGGGCCCCTCCGGTTTCGAATTTGAAAGTTATTACGCCCCCCTCGGGCGGGCAAGTGGCGGAGATCGCGCCCGAAACGGTGTTGGAGGCGCTCGAAAGTGCACGATGA
- a CDS encoding N-acetylglucosamine kinase, whose translation MGVYVGLDCGGSSSRVLAVDEGGHILFQGQSGAANLVSTPDIRLRNNLAHATEGCPRADYVCGCFAGLISDETRRRGEDHLRNLFPHAKVRAEPDYVAALYAAPPETDVCVIAGTGSLVCSAGPAGIVKSGGRGYLLGDFGSGFQFGRDALLRYLDEPNKVSPTLRQAVVDLFRADDEASIVAAVYKSPTPAGVLGKLAKTLGTDARDGEKYALASIERNLGHLVNVVQRHVERHIPRSERLGVSLAGGVWKAAAIFRERFAELIVEAFPDREVTVSRITRPPLQGAVELAKEISTIGH comes from the coding sequence ATGGGTGTCTACGTCGGATTGGATTGTGGCGGGTCGTCGAGCCGGGTATTGGCTGTCGATGAGGGAGGACACATCCTCTTCCAAGGTCAGTCGGGGGCGGCAAACCTTGTCTCCACACCGGACATCCGACTCCGAAACAACCTCGCTCACGCCACCGAGGGGTGCCCCCGCGCCGACTATGTTTGCGGCTGCTTTGCGGGCCTTATCAGCGATGAGACGCGGCGGCGAGGGGAGGACCATCTTCGCAACCTCTTCCCGCACGCCAAGGTTCGAGCGGAGCCGGATTACGTGGCCGCCCTTTACGCGGCTCCGCCCGAAACGGATGTCTGCGTCATCGCGGGCACCGGATCGCTCGTCTGCTCCGCGGGTCCGGCGGGAATCGTGAAGAGCGGCGGGCGGGGCTATCTGCTGGGAGATTTCGGTTCGGGCTTTCAGTTCGGCCGGGACGCCCTGCTTCGCTACCTGGACGAACCGAACAAAGTGTCGCCCACGCTCCGTCAAGCGGTCGTGGACCTCTTTCGAGCCGACGACGAGGCGAGCATCGTGGCGGCGGTTTATAAGTCACCCACTCCCGCCGGAGTATTGGGCAAGTTGGCGAAGACGCTTGGAACGGACGCTCGGGACGGAGAGAAGTACGCGCTTGCCAGCATCGAGAGGAATCTTGGTCATCTGGTCAATGTCGTGCAACGACACGTCGAGCGCCACATTCCCCGTTCCGAAAGGCTCGGAGTGAGCCTCGCCGGAGGGGTTTGGAAGGCGGCGGCCATTTTTAGGGAGCGATTCGCCGAACTTATCGTCGAGGCGTTTCCGGATCGGGAAGTAACGGTATCGCGAATCACCCGCCCACCCTTGCAGGGGGCCGTCGAGTTGGCAAAGGAGATTTCCACTATTGGGCACTGA